A window of Juglans regia cultivar Chandler chromosome 7, Walnut 2.0, whole genome shotgun sequence contains these coding sequences:
- the LOC108985109 gene encoding tryptophan N-monooxygenase CYP79A68-like isoform X2, whose product MIPAFPTMLIFLFPLILIKWKFHGKSCKQTPEQLPPGPTPWPIVGNLPELWRNKPAFRWIDGLLESLNTEIACIRLGGVHVIPVTSPELAREFLKKHDIVFASRPLFLSSKYATRGFKSIALVPWGDQWKKMKKLVASEIINSKTTRWLLNKRTEEADNLVRFIYNQCKNAAIDGLPDDQSISGSVVDVRLVARHYCGNVIRKMIFNRRYFGKGKKDGGPGVEEEQHIESLFTILAHLNAFALSDYLPCLTALDLDGHGKIVSEAMKIVTSYEDPDSNGKAAFSVEEIKAEITELMLATVDNPSNCIEWTLAEMLNQPELLQKAVEEIDRVVGKKRWVEESDIPQLNYVKACAREGFRLHPVAPFNLPHVSMQDATVAGYFIPKGSHVILSRYGLGRNPRVWKEPLRFKPDRHLKKKEDGSSMADDQEVELAEHELRFISFSTGRRGCMGIALGSAITVMLLARLLQGFSWSLPPNQEEIDLSESMDELFMAKPLRAHANPRLAASLYPA is encoded by the exons ATGATTCCTGCCTTTCCTACCatgctcatttttctttttcctctcataTTGATCAAGTGGAAATTCCATGGAAAAAGCTGCAAGCAAACTCCAGAGCAGCTTCCACCGGGCCCAACTCCGTGGCCAATAGTTGGAAACCTCCCAGAACTGTGGAGGAATAAGCCAGCATTTCGGTGGATAGATGGCCTTCTGGAATCACTCAATACGGAAATCGCTTGTATACGTCTAGGAGGTGTTCATGTTATTCCGGTAACTTCACCGGAACTTGCCCGGGAGTTCTTGAAAAAACACGATATCGTGTTTGCATCAAGACCTCTTTTTTTGTCGAGTAAATATGCTACTCGCGGCTTTAAGTCGATAGCTTTGGTGCCGTGGGGAGATCaatggaagaagatgaaaaaattggtGGCTTCTGAGATAATTAACTCAAAAACAACTCGGTGGCTACTCAATAAAAGGACCGAAGAAGCTGATAATCTTGTTCGTTTCATTTATAATCAATGTAAGAATGCTGCGATTGACGGCCTTCCTGATGATCAGTCAATTAGTGGTTCAGTTGTGGACGTGAGACTTGTTGCACGTCATTACTGTGGAAATGTCATTAGGAAGATGATATTCAACAGAAGGTACTTTGGCAAAGGAAAGAAGGATGGAGGACCTGGAGTTGAGGAAGAACAACACATTGAATCACTTTTCACCATACTCGCCCATCTTAATGCATTTGCTTTATCGGATTACTTGCCATGCTTAACAGCACTAGATTTAGATGGTCATGGGAAGATTGTAAGTGAGGCTATGAAGATCGTTACGAGTTATGAAGATCCG GATTCGAATGGGAAAGCAGCTTTTTCAGTGGAAGAGATCAAAGCTGAAATCACG GAACTGATGCTTGCAACAGTGGACAATCCTTCCAACTGCATAGAGTGGACACTAGCAGAAATGCTCAACCAACCGGAGCTCCTCCAAAAAGCTGTAGAAGAAATTGACAGGGTAGTGGGAAAGAAGAGATGGGTTGAAGAATCCGATATTCCACAGCTCAATTATGTCAAGGCTTGTGCAAGGGAAGGTTTCCGGCTTCACCCAGTTGCACCATTTAACCTCCCCCATGTCTCAATGCAAGACGCGACTGTGGCTGGCTATTTCATCCCGAAAGGAAGTCATGTCATCTTGAGCCGATATGGTCTCGGACGCAACCCTCGCGTTTGGAAAGAACCCTTGAGGTTCAAACCAGATCGACATCTGAAGAAGAAGGAGGATGGATCGTCGATGGCCGATGATCAGGAGGTGGAACTTGCAGAGCATGAGCTGCGCTTCATTTCGTTCAGTACGGGAAGGCGGGGTTGCATGGGCATCGCACTCGGCTCAGCCATTACTGTGATGCTTTTGGCAAGGCTTCTTCAAGGATTTTCATGGAGTTTGCCGCCAAACCAAGAGGAGATTGACCTCTCTGAGTCCATGGATGAACTTTTCATGGCCAAACCCTTACGTGCACATGCAAACCCGCGTCTGGCGGCTTCACTTTATCCCGCTTAA
- the LOC108985109 gene encoding tryptophan N-monooxygenase CYP79A68-like isoform X1, whose amino-acid sequence MIPAFPTMLIFLFPLILIKWKFHGKSCKQTPEQLPPGPTPWPIVGNLPELWRNKPAFRWIDGLLESLNTEIACIRLGGVHVIPVTSPELAREFLKKHDIVFASRPLFLSSKYATRGFKSIALVPWGDQWKKMKKLVASEIINSKTTRWLLNKRTEEADNLVRFIYNQCKNAAIDGLPDDQSISGSVVDVRLVARHYCGNVIRKMIFNRRYFGKGKKDGGPGVEEEQHIESLFTILAHLNAFALSDYLPCLTALDLDGHGKIVSEAMKIVTSYEDPVVDERLRQWRDGEKTEAEDLLDAFILAKDSNGKAAFSVEEIKAEITELMLATVDNPSNCIEWTLAEMLNQPELLQKAVEEIDRVVGKKRWVEESDIPQLNYVKACAREGFRLHPVAPFNLPHVSMQDATVAGYFIPKGSHVILSRYGLGRNPRVWKEPLRFKPDRHLKKKEDGSSMADDQEVELAEHELRFISFSTGRRGCMGIALGSAITVMLLARLLQGFSWSLPPNQEEIDLSESMDELFMAKPLRAHANPRLAASLYPA is encoded by the exons ATGATTCCTGCCTTTCCTACCatgctcatttttctttttcctctcataTTGATCAAGTGGAAATTCCATGGAAAAAGCTGCAAGCAAACTCCAGAGCAGCTTCCACCGGGCCCAACTCCGTGGCCAATAGTTGGAAACCTCCCAGAACTGTGGAGGAATAAGCCAGCATTTCGGTGGATAGATGGCCTTCTGGAATCACTCAATACGGAAATCGCTTGTATACGTCTAGGAGGTGTTCATGTTATTCCGGTAACTTCACCGGAACTTGCCCGGGAGTTCTTGAAAAAACACGATATCGTGTTTGCATCAAGACCTCTTTTTTTGTCGAGTAAATATGCTACTCGCGGCTTTAAGTCGATAGCTTTGGTGCCGTGGGGAGATCaatggaagaagatgaaaaaattggtGGCTTCTGAGATAATTAACTCAAAAACAACTCGGTGGCTACTCAATAAAAGGACCGAAGAAGCTGATAATCTTGTTCGTTTCATTTATAATCAATGTAAGAATGCTGCGATTGACGGCCTTCCTGATGATCAGTCAATTAGTGGTTCAGTTGTGGACGTGAGACTTGTTGCACGTCATTACTGTGGAAATGTCATTAGGAAGATGATATTCAACAGAAGGTACTTTGGCAAAGGAAAGAAGGATGGAGGACCTGGAGTTGAGGAAGAACAACACATTGAATCACTTTTCACCATACTCGCCCATCTTAATGCATTTGCTTTATCGGATTACTTGCCATGCTTAACAGCACTAGATTTAGATGGTCATGGGAAGATTGTAAGTGAGGCTATGAAGATCGTTACGAGTTATGAAGATCCGGTCGTCGATGAGAGACTACGGCAATGGAGAGACGGGGAGAAGACCGAGGCCGAGGACTTGCTCGACGCTTTCATTTTGGCAAAGGATTCGAATGGGAAAGCAGCTTTTTCAGTGGAAGAGATCAAAGCTGAAATCACG GAACTGATGCTTGCAACAGTGGACAATCCTTCCAACTGCATAGAGTGGACACTAGCAGAAATGCTCAACCAACCGGAGCTCCTCCAAAAAGCTGTAGAAGAAATTGACAGGGTAGTGGGAAAGAAGAGATGGGTTGAAGAATCCGATATTCCACAGCTCAATTATGTCAAGGCTTGTGCAAGGGAAGGTTTCCGGCTTCACCCAGTTGCACCATTTAACCTCCCCCATGTCTCAATGCAAGACGCGACTGTGGCTGGCTATTTCATCCCGAAAGGAAGTCATGTCATCTTGAGCCGATATGGTCTCGGACGCAACCCTCGCGTTTGGAAAGAACCCTTGAGGTTCAAACCAGATCGACATCTGAAGAAGAAGGAGGATGGATCGTCGATGGCCGATGATCAGGAGGTGGAACTTGCAGAGCATGAGCTGCGCTTCATTTCGTTCAGTACGGGAAGGCGGGGTTGCATGGGCATCGCACTCGGCTCAGCCATTACTGTGATGCTTTTGGCAAGGCTTCTTCAAGGATTTTCATGGAGTTTGCCGCCAAACCAAGAGGAGATTGACCTCTCTGAGTCCATGGATGAACTTTTCATGGCCAAACCCTTACGTGCACATGCAAACCCGCGTCTGGCGGCTTCACTTTATCCCGCTTAA